The following proteins are co-located in the Candidatus Krumholzibacteriia bacterium genome:
- a CDS encoding T9SS type A sorting domain-containing protein — protein MKRLQGTLILAVLLLSAASSGAGTPSHFWSYGHGGTSSDIAEDVFVDASGNVYVTGRFQGTANFGGGNLVSAGSEDVFVAKYNATGAHVWSMRFGSTSNDQGRAVTVDYLGNVIVAGFFNLTVTFGGGNLVSNGGSDIFLAKYDANGVHLWSYRFGGTGGDQPNDLATDSGANVVMTGLFSNTADFGGGNLVSAGSGDVFVAKYTAAGNHSWSQRFGSTGNDIGYGLAVDALSRIVVTGQFAGTVDFGGGGLVSAGSFDVFLARYGITGTHMWSQRFGGASNDSPEAVAIGADGTIATTGTFRDTASFGGATLTADGVNDIYLASYDESGAHQWSRDFGSADGEDSGGLAVDARGNVYLAAWFNGTVDFGGGPIGEDSAADLMLGKYSATGQHQWSGAYDATAHIYPLGLAIDASANPIVIGYFFGSVSFGGGLITSTTNDAFIAKFGPPAEPLITSITDIGNDQGRKIKIRFDRSGHDDASSSTPVLGYDVYRRADTPPSSSAALDIDVARQHNAPPGWTYLATAPAHGESGYGIDVGTLADSTTTDGQFWSVLFVRASTAAPTTFWDSAPDSGYSLDNLEPGVPASAAINAGVVSWSAPSDPDLAHFTVYGANIDNFGSAVVVDNTPAEFLDVSGAPYAYYFITATDQAGNEGAPAKVASPTGVGGTPERYILSVGNYPNPFNPQTTIRYTIPSAGIVTVAVYDALGAYVTTLVDHEARTPGAYTSEWHGRNAEGAAVASGVYFARINHGGTTQSRKMLLIK, from the coding sequence ATGAAACGCTTGCAGGGAACACTTATTCTGGCGGTCCTGCTGCTCTCAGCAGCTTCGTCGGGCGCGGGTACGCCTTCGCACTTCTGGAGCTACGGCCACGGGGGTACTTCCAGTGACATCGCCGAGGACGTCTTTGTGGACGCGTCCGGCAACGTGTACGTGACCGGCCGCTTTCAGGGAACCGCCAACTTCGGCGGTGGCAATCTGGTGAGTGCCGGCAGCGAGGACGTCTTTGTCGCCAAGTACAACGCGACGGGCGCGCATGTGTGGAGCATGCGCTTTGGAAGCACGTCCAACGATCAGGGGCGCGCTGTGACCGTCGACTATCTCGGCAACGTGATCGTCGCGGGTTTCTTTAACCTGACGGTGACATTCGGCGGTGGCAATCTGGTCAGCAACGGCGGCAGCGATATCTTTCTGGCGAAGTACGACGCCAATGGTGTCCATCTCTGGAGTTATCGCTTCGGCGGAACGGGCGGCGACCAGCCCAACGACCTCGCCACCGATTCGGGTGCGAACGTCGTCATGACCGGGCTGTTCAGCAACACCGCTGACTTTGGCGGCGGCAATCTGGTGAGCGCGGGATCGGGAGATGTCTTTGTGGCGAAGTACACCGCGGCGGGCAATCACAGTTGGAGCCAGCGCTTCGGATCGACCGGCAACGATATCGGCTACGGCCTTGCCGTCGACGCGTTGTCAAGAATCGTCGTGACCGGTCAGTTTGCCGGCACCGTTGACTTTGGTGGTGGTGGGCTGGTGAGCGCGGGGAGCTTCGACGTATTCCTGGCCAGGTACGGGATAACCGGCACGCACATGTGGAGTCAGCGCTTCGGCGGCGCGTCCAACGATTCGCCCGAAGCGGTGGCCATCGGCGCCGACGGCACGATTGCGACCACGGGGACGTTTCGCGATACCGCCAGCTTCGGTGGCGCAACTCTCACCGCCGACGGAGTAAACGATATCTACCTGGCGAGCTATGACGAAAGCGGCGCACACCAGTGGAGCCGCGACTTCGGCAGCGCTGATGGCGAAGACAGCGGCGGTCTGGCGGTGGACGCGCGTGGCAATGTGTACCTCGCCGCCTGGTTCAACGGCACCGTCGACTTTGGCGGCGGCCCCATCGGCGAAGACAGCGCCGCGGATCTCATGCTGGGCAAGTACAGCGCCACCGGTCAGCATCAGTGGAGCGGCGCCTACGACGCGACGGCTCACATATATCCACTCGGCCTGGCCATCGACGCATCGGCAAACCCGATTGTAATCGGGTACTTCTTCGGGTCGGTCTCTTTCGGGGGCGGGCTGATAACATCCACCACCAACGACGCCTTCATCGCCAAATTCGGTCCGCCGGCCGAGCCGCTGATCACGTCGATCACGGACATCGGCAACGACCAGGGCCGGAAGATCAAGATCCGCTTCGATCGCTCCGGACACGACGACGCGTCGTCGTCGACACCGGTGCTCGGCTACGATGTCTATCGTCGAGCCGACACCCCGCCGTCATCATCGGCGGCACTGGATATCGATGTCGCCCGGCAACACAACGCACCCCCGGGCTGGACCTATCTGGCCACCGCCCCGGCACACGGCGAGTCGGGATACGGGATCGACGTCGGTACGCTGGCCGATTCCACCACGACCGATGGCCAGTTCTGGTCCGTCCTCTTCGTGCGCGCGTCGACGGCAGCCCCGACGACGTTCTGGGACTCCGCACCCGACAGCGGCTATTCGCTCGACAACCTCGAGCCGGGCGTTCCCGCTTCGGCGGCAATCAACGCCGGCGTCGTGTCCTGGTCGGCGCCTTCAGACCCCGATCTGGCGCACTTCACGGTGTATGGCGCCAATATCGACAATTTCGGTTCGGCGGTCGTAGTCGACAACACCCCCGCGGAATTTCTGGACGTCAGCGGCGCGCCGTACGCGTATTACTTCATTACGGCGACCGACCAGGCCGGCAACGAGGGCGCGCCGGCCAAGGTGGCCTCGCCCACCGGGGTTGGTGGCACGCCGGAGCGATACATACTCTCCGTCGGCAACTACCCCAACCCGTTCAATCCACAGACGACGATTCGCTACACGATTCCGTCTGCCGGCATCGTGACCGTCGCCGTGTACGACGCGCTGGGCGCGTACGTCACAACGCTCGTCGACCACGAAGCCCGCACGCCCGGCGCTTACACCAGCGAATGGCACGGGCGCAACGCGGAGGGCGCGGCCGTCGCCTCGGGAGTCTACTTCGCGCGCATCAACCACGGCGGTACCACACAATCGCGCAAGATGCTTCTGATCAAGTAG